The proteins below are encoded in one region of Dasypus novemcinctus isolate mDasNov1 chromosome 13, mDasNov1.1.hap2, whole genome shotgun sequence:
- the UBE2T gene encoding ubiquitin-conjugating enzyme E2 T, giving the protein MQRFSRLKRELDLLATEPPPGITCWQEKDQMDDLRAQILGGANTPYEKGIFKLEVIVPERYPFEPPKIRFLTPIYHPNIDSAGRICLDVLKLPPKGAWRPSLNIATVLTSIQLLMSEPNPDDPLMADISSEFKYNKPVFLKNARQWTEKHARQKQKADEEEVPNNLPEAADSEVHNTTQKKKASHLGGVEKKFRPDI; this is encoded by the exons ATGCAGAGATTTTCACGTCTGAAGAGGGAGCTGGACCTGTTAGCCACAGAACCACCTCCAGGCATCACATGCTGGCAAGAAAAGGACCAAATGGATGATCTGCGAGCTC agaTACTAGGTGGGGCCAACACTCCTTATGAAAAAGGTATTTTCAAGCTGGAAGTTATCGTTCCTGAGAG GTACCCATTTGAACCTCCTAAGATCAGATTTCTGACTCCAATCTATCATCCAAACATTGATTCTGCTGGAAGGATTTGTCTAGATGTTCTCAAATTACCACCAAAA GGTGCCTGGAGACCATCCCTCAACATTGCAACTGTGTTGACCTCTATTCAGCTGCTCATGTCAGAACCCAACCCTGATGACCCGCTCATGGCAGACATA TCCTCAGAATTTAAATATAATAAGCCAGTCTTTCTCAAGAATGCCAGGCAGTGGACAGAGAAGCATGCAAGACAGAAACAGAAG gCTGATGAAGAAGAGGTGCCTAATAATCTGCCAGAGGCTGCTGACTCAGAAGTACACAACacaacacaaaaaaagaaagccagTCATCTGGGAGGAGTAGAAAAGAAATTTCGCCCTGATATTTAG